A window of Hordeum vulgare subsp. vulgare chromosome 5H, MorexV3_pseudomolecules_assembly, whole genome shotgun sequence genomic DNA:
GCGCGAGATCCTCGGCCTGCTCGACCACCCCTTCCTCCCCACGCTCTACTCCCACTTCGAGACGGACAAGTTCTTCTGCCTCCTCATGGAGTTCTGCAGCGGCGGCAACCTCCACTCCCTCCGCCAGAGGCAGCCCAGCAAGCACTTCACCGAGCACGCCGCCAGGTGACCTAAACTGACCTGACCTGCTGACCTCCGCTCCAAACTCCAAAGCCATACATTTTTGCTATGGATGAGCTCCGTCCGTCACTGAGAATCTCCGCCATGAATGATATACGCAGGTTTTATGCATCCGAGGTGCTGCTGGCGCTCGAGTACCTGCACATGCTGGGCGTGGTGTACCGGGACCTCAAGCCGGAGAACGTGCTGGTCAGGGAGGAAGGCCACATCATGCTCTCCGACTTCGACCTCTCGCTCCGCTGCGCCGTCAGCCCCACGCTCGTCCGCACCCCGTCCGGCCGCGTCGGAGCCGGCGGCCTCGTCCACGGCTGCAAGCTCCCCCGCATCCTCTCCTCCAGCAAGGCCAAGGGCAAGAAGAAGCTTGCGGCCGCCAAGGCCAGCCAGCAGGAGCTGGTGCCCGGCGACGGCAAGAAGCAGCCGTGGACGTCGCTGGAGTTCATGGCCGAGCCGACCGGCGCGCGCTCCATGTCCTTCGTCGGCACGCACGAGTACCTGGCGCCCGAGATCATCCGCGGCGACGGCCACGGCAGCGCCGTCGACTGGTGGACCTTCGGCGTCTTCCTCTACGAGCTGCTGCACGGCACCACGCCCTTCAAGGGCTCCGGCAACCGCGCCACGCTCTTCAACGTCGTCGGCCAGCCGCTGCGCTTCCCGGACGCGCCCGGCGTCAGCGCCGCGGCCAGGGACCTCATCCGGGGCCTGCTGGCCAAGGAGCCGCAGAAGCGGCTCGCGTACCGCCGCGGCGCCGCCGAGATCAAGCAGCACCCCTTCTTCGAGGGCGTCAACTGGGCGCTCGTCAGGAGCGCCGCGCCGCCCTACATCCCCGACGCCGTGGACTGCGGCCCCGTGCCCGTGAGGCTCCCCAGCGACGCCCCATCGCAAGGCGGCACGCCGAGGAGCGCCGCCGCTGGCAAGGCCGGTTCACCTCATGCTGATCCGGCGTCGTACGTTGATTTCGAGTACTTCTAGGAAGCAAAAAAATCTTGTGCTATAGGCCGCTTCACCACACAACACGCATGCATGCCCTGAGATAGCCCCATCTCTCTTTATGCTATTCTGTTCTGAGTATGTCCGTGAGGCTCCCCAGCGACGCACCGTGCCCGTGACCAATATTTCTAGCTGCAGAATGATGCAGATTCATTGTTGCACTGTAGGGCTCAAGTTTCATGTTTCTTCTTTCTAAATCACCCGGGAAGGTCCGATACATATGAGCTTGGTCAAAAGTGTTATGAGAACGAGGATCCACAAAATGACGCAATAATCAAATTCACAAATAAGacccaaaaatatatattttacgaGGCTCTAAGGATGTGTTTAGTTTGAAGGCTATCCCTTGAATGGCTGGGGATAGCCACTTTTTAGGTGGCTGCCATGTGTTTGGTTTAGAGTTTTGGATGGTTGAGAATAGCCAGATTCGAAGAATATTTATTCAAAAACGGGCTGAGCCGAGCCGTCAGAAAGTAACGGACATGGGCATTCCCTCCGCGTCAGAAAAAAAGCTATCCCTAGCAAGGAGGTTAGGGATACCCATGACCAGTCTAGCCTAAATCTGGGCATGGGCAGCCCGACCCGGTGACCCGGCCCGAAAAAGTCGGGCAGGGCTGGGCCGGGCTTGCAGTTCGGGCCCCTCAAACGTGTCTTAACCGCCTGGGTTGCGCGACACCCCTCATATAAAGCCTAAATATAGTGCGGGTACgcgcgccggggggggggggggtcgcgtaCGGCCACACCCGCCATGTCGGACTGACGACGGGGCCTCACACGAAATTTCCTGAAAACCCGAAGCTCTGAAAGACGCCTCAATCATCATCATGGTGTGAACGCCGTGCGACGCCACTTTGGCTCACCGCCCGAGGCCATAGCCAGCTATTTAAGCCGGCCAGCGCCCCCCCGGCCCTAGcacatccacctcctcccttcctcGGTCACCATCTGAGCACATACACCTCCTCTCCCCCGCTCTCCGGCGGGAGATATGCTTGTAGGGATTTTAATAACATCAAGTTtcgccctatgtgttcaaagttttggggtcatgcttgttttgcctttctatgcaagttgattcttactataataatgttggaattatgccatagaggcaataataaatatagttattactataattcctgtatcaagataatcgtttattatccgtgctataattgtattgaatgaagacttatatacatgtgtggatacatagacaaaacactgtccctagcaagcctctagttggctagccagttgatcaaagatagtcagggtcttctgactatgtacaaggtgttgttgcttgataactggatcacgtcattaggagaatcacgtgatggactagacccaaactaatagacgtatcatgttgatcgtgtcattttgttgctactgttttctgcgtgtcaagtgtttgttcctatgaccatgagatcatataactcactgacatcggaggaatgctttgtgtgtatcaaacgtcgcagcgtaactgggtgactataaagatgctctacaggtatctccgaaggtgttcgttgagttagtatggatcgagactgggatttgtcactccgtgtgacggagaggtatcttggggcccactcggtaatacaacatcacacacaagccttgcaagcaatgtaacttagtgtaagttgcgggatcttgtattacgaaacgagtaaagagacttgctggtaaacgagattgaaataggtatgcggatactgacgatcgaatctcgggcaagtaacataccgacggacaaagggaatgacatacaggattatatgaatccctggcactgaggttcaaacgataagatcttcgtagaatatgtgggatccaatatggccatccaggtcccgctattggatattgaccgaggattcactcgggtcatgtctacatagttttcgaacccgcagggtctgcacacttaaggttcgacgttgttttatgcatatttgagttatatggttggttaccgaatgttgttcggagtcccggatgagatcacggacatcacgagggtttccggaatggtccggaaacaaagattgatatataggatgacctcatttgattaccggaaggttttcggagttaccgggaatgtaccgggaatggcgaatgggttccgagtgttcaccgggggggggggggggggcagcccaccccggggaagcccataggacttgggggtggcgcaccagcccttgatgggctggtgggacagcccaagaaggccctatgtgccatagatagaaaatcaaagagaaaagaaaaaaaaggaggtgggaagggagagtaggactccaccttccaatcctagttggactaggattggaggaggactcctcctccccttggtgcgcaccccttggggctccttgagcctcaaggcaagcctcccctccctcctcctatatatatggagctattagggctgatttgagacaactttttcaaggcagcccgaccacatacctccacggttttacctctagatcgcgtttctacggagctcgggcggagccctgctgagattagatcaccaccatcctccggagcgccgtcacgctgccagagaactcatctacctctccgtttctcttgctggatcaagaaggccgagatcatcgtcgagctgtacgtgtgctgaacgcggaggtgccgtccgttcagcactagatcgtgggacggatcgcgggacggttcgtgggacggttcgcggggcggatcgagggacgtgaggacgttccactacatcaaccgcgttcactaacgcttctgctgtgcgatctacaagggtacgtagatcggaaatcccctctcgtagatggacatcaccatgataggtcttcgtgcgcgtaggaatttttttgtttcccatgcgacgttccccatcagtggcatcatgagctaggttcatgcgtagatgtaatctcgagtagaacacaaaagtttttgtggacggtgatgtgcgtcttgctgccctccttagtcttttcttgattccgcggtattgttggattgaagcggcttggaccgacattactcatacgcttatgagagactggtttcatcgctacgagtaactccgttgctcaaagatgactcgcaagtgtcggtttctccaactttagttgaatcggatttgaccgaggaggtccttggataaggttaaatagcaattcatatatctccgttgtggtgtttgcgtaagtaagatgcgatcctactagatacccatggtcaccacgtaaaacatgcaacaacaaattagaggacgtctaacttgtttttgcaggttatgcttgtgatgtgatatgaccaacgatgtgatgtgatatattggatgtatgagatgatcatgttgtaatagataatatcaacttgcacgtcgatggtacgacaaccggcaggagccatagggttgtctttatactaacgtgtgtgcttgcagatgcgtttactattttgctaggatgtagctttagtagtaatagcatgagtagcacgacaagcccgacggcgacacgttgatggagatcatggtgtggcgccggtgacaagaagatcgtgccggtgctttggtgatggagatcaaggagcacgtgatgatggccatatcatgtcacttatgaattgcatgtgatgttaatccttttatgcaccttattttgcttagaacgacggtagcattatgaggtgatctctcactaaaatttcaagacgaaattgtgttctccccgattgtgcaccgttgctacagttcatcgtttcgaaacaccacgtgatgatcgggtgtgatagactcaacgttcacatacaacgggtgcaaaacagttgcacacgcggaacactcgggttaagcttgacgagcctagcatgtgcagacatggcctcggaacacatgagaccgaaagatcgatcatgaatcatatagttgatatgattagcatagggatgcttaccactgaaactatactcgactcacgtgatgatcggacttgaggtagtgtaagtgggtcatgaaccactcaaatgactagagagatgtactttttgagtgggagtttagcaagtaatttgattaagttaaattctaattatcttgaacatagtctaagtccactttgaatatatttgtgttgtagatcatggctcacgcaacagtcaccctgaattttaatacgttcctagagaaagctaagttgaaagatgatggaagcaactttgtagactgggctcgtaatcttaagttgatcctacaagctgggaagaaggattatgtccttaatgctacgctaggagatgaaccacccgctacggctgaccaagatgttaagaacgcttggttaacacgtaacgaggactactcagtagttcaatgtgcagtcttgtatggcttagagccgggacttcaacgtcgctttgagcgtcatggagcatatgagatgttccaggagttgaagtttatctttcagaagaacgcccagatagagaggtatgagacctccgataaattctatgcttgcaagatggaggagaattcgtctgtcagtgaacatgtgctcaaaatgtctgggtactcaaaccgtctatctgagctggggattgaactcccgcaaaaggctatcactgacataattcttcaatcactgccaccaagctataagggctttgtgttgaactataacatgcaagggatgaacaagtcacccggcgagttgtttgcgatgctgaaagtcgcagagtctgaactccgtaaagagcatcaagtgctgatggtgaataagaccactagtttcaagagaaacgacaaaagggaagaagggtaattcaaagaagagcggcaagcctgttgccaatccgacgaagaaacccaaagctggatctaagcctgaaacagagtgctactattgcaagggtatgggtcactggaagcgcaactgccccaagtatctggctgataagaaggcggccaaagaaaaatcaggtatatttgatatacatgttattgatgtgtacttaaccggcactcgtagtagtgcctgggtattcgataccggttctgttgcttatatttgcaactcgaaacaggaactgcggaataggcgaaggctggcgaaagatgaagtgacgatgcacgtaggaaatggttccaaggttgatgcaatcgccgtcggcacagtttcacttcaattaccatcaggatttgttgtgaacttgaataattgttatttagtgcctgcgttgagcatgaacattatatctggatcctgTTTatcgcgagacggttactcttttaagtcagagaataatggttgttctatttctatgagtaacatcttttatggtcatgcacccaatgtgagaggattgttcatattgaatctttatagtgataatacacatatacataacacggagaccaaaagagttagagttaacaatgatagcgctatgtttttgtggcactgccgcttaggtcatattggtgtaaagcgcatgaagaaactccataccgatggacttttggagtcacttgactttgattcacttgacacgtgcgaaccatgcctcatgggcaagatgactaaaactcggttctccggaacaatggagcgtgcaagtgacttgttggaaatcatacataccaatgtgtgcggtccgatgagcgtggaggcacgcggcggatatcattattttctcaccttcactgacgatttgagtagatatggttatgtctacttaatgaagcacaagtctgaaaaatttgaaaagttcaagcaatttcagagtgaagttgaaaatcatcgtaacaagaagatcaagtttctacggtctgatcgtgggggtgaatatctgagtttcactcgggtcatgtctacatagttctcgaacccgcagggtctgcacacttaaggttcgacgttgttttatgcgtatttgagttatatggttggttaccgaatgttgttcggagtcccggatgagatcacggacgtcacgagggtttccggaatggttcggaaacaaagattgatatataggatgacctcatttgattaccggaaggttttcggagttaccgcgaatgacgaatgggttccgagtgttcatccggggggggcagcccacccggggaagcccataggccttgggggtggcgcaccagcccttggtgggctggtgggacagcccaagaaggccctatgcgccatagatagaaaatcaaagagaaaagaaaaaaaggaggtgggaagggtgagaaggactccacctttcaatcctagttggactaggattggaggaggactcctcctccccttggtgcgcaccccttggggctccttgagcctcaaggcaagcctcccctccctcctcctatatatatggagctattagggctgatttgagagaacttttccaaggcagcccgaccacatacccccacggttttacctctagatgtgtttctgcggagctcgggcggagccctgctgagattagatcaccaccaacctccggagcgccgtcacgcagccggagaactcatctagctctccgtctctcttgctggatgaagaaggccgagatcattgttgagctgtacgtgtgctgaacgcggaggtgccatccgttcggcactagatcgtgggacggatcgcgggacggttcgtgggacggttcgcggggcggatcgaggaacgtgaggacgttccactacatcaaccgcgttcactaacgcttctgctgtgcgatctacaagggtacgtagatcggaaatcccctctcgtagatggacatcaccatgataggtcttcgtgcgcgtagaaaaatttttgtttcccatgcggcgttccccatcaaataaattgtttgcttgcaaaatccctatgcataggaggtGGGTTAGATTTAAATGTGttttccatgtgattcatgatgctctttttcaTGTTTTAATTACTATTCCtaagtgagcatcattgaaatcatcatggctAGCTAAAAGACATTAAAgaaaagcgtttgttgggagacaactcaacgtttttcctttatatttttgtgtgttcacatgattaagctattgtattaatcatgatttgtgtcttttattttaacaaggtgtcaagtaaagcctttgggttaGTGtgaatacttgtttgtttgattctatacgaaaacaaaaacttttacgtccagtgcagTATTTTTCTGGTTTTACCGGAGCGTAAAAAAAATCTAAATTTTCTACACAGTTTTGATATACAAATTCTCTAAGTTTtcctatttttcagaattgttagaTTCTGGAAAGCATGGTATTCATTCAGGTATTCACatattgttctatttttgacagattctgttttgcatgaatagtttgtttgttttaatGTTTTCATCGCTTATGTTGAGTGATTTAAATTATAAAAATGATATAATACAATATGTATTATGTGAGAACTATTATgattcttgtcttgacagtatctaagggtgtgtttggttcaaGGGATGAGTTCGGGTGGTTCGGGTATCCCCAACCACCTCGCTAGGGATagccattttttttgtttgattgTATAGGGATGAAAGGGGGTGAGAATAGCCATTCGATGTTTGGTTTGAGGGAGGATGGATGAATAGGTTGTTTGTAAAACTGATAGTATATTTGGGTGGCAAAATTCAGAGCAAATGGTTGCCTTCGCTGTGTGCTCTGTTCGCTGCTACTGTAAAGAGAAAATCAGTAGAGAACGAGAACACAAGGAGCAAACATCACATCTATTAGCCATGCAAGATTGTCCCGACCTCAAGCTGGCAGGCAGATGCACGGCGTCCCTCTCGGCGGCCGCATACTCCCGTAGGGAACCACCCAGCTTCCTCGTCGACGGACGTCCACGCCCGAGTGCCACCGCTCGCCAAATCCAGCCGCCCCCGCGCGCTCTACCATGGCCGTGCGCTACGTCGTCACGCCAGCCGGCCACCACGGGCATGGTAGATCTTGTGCTGCGGCTGCCACCGCTCGATGCGAGAGAGAGAAAAGCGAGATGGTGCATACCGCCTCGGAAGAGAGCGAGGGTGGTTGCCCATACCGCCCGTTTTGAGCGGCTCCGCTCAGCccgttttttatggaatattcctAGAATCTGGCTATCCCCAACCATCCAAAACTCTGAACGAAACGCCTGGTAGCCATCTAAAAAGGGGTTATCCCTGTCCTCCGAGGGATAGCCCttgaaccaaacacaccctaagtaaatgatctatctttattacactaactcatctcacgaagtttcgttaaATTTTGTGtcattaaagttttcaagttttgtatgAGATattgatatgaggagaataagaagcaACAAGGACCTAAGATTGAGAATGTTCAAGGCAACCCAAACTAATATTTAAGGAAGACTTAATtgtctaagcttgaggatgccctgaAAGGCACCCCCTCTTTTGTTTCTGACATTATCAATATATCTTATTCGAAGCTATATTTTATTCATATACATTATGATTGGTATATTTCTCATATAtcttcttctctctatttttcttcttggagCGAACTTGCCTTCATCTAAAGAAGTCTTTTGTCCAATCCCGCTGAGCGCAGCGTGTATATGCATTTCACTAAGTAGACGAAGGAAGTTTGGAACCGACAATATACACACAGTAGTAGTTTTCTCCACAACCAGATCATGCGCTGCGGGGACTGGTAGTGCGCGGCGTAACTAATCGGAGCTGTTGCGGAGAAATGCTTGAAATCAAACTTATTTTGGCTTTACATCAAAGATCAACTGAGGTCAAGCTACATGAAAAAGGATCTTATTTGGCTCAGTTCTGAAAAATCCTGAAGTATACACCTGGACTTGAATATATATTGAAGTTGTGCTCATCTCTTGTATGCGGACATTCTTTATTTGCGGGAAAACtctcagccttcatttattcatcATGAAACGTCATATTTTACAATGTTTGTTGGAACAAACATTCTCCAACGCATTAAAAATGCTATTTCGACCCGTTGAATACTTTTTTTAGGGCGTCGTCTGTTCGGATGCTCAATAGTGAGCGGACGTGAGGAGCCAACCGATGCTGTGTTTAATGCCGACCCGGTTAAATTAAAATCTACTCTCTCTATTCTTAAATTGTTGTTAGGGAAAATTAGACTAGTTCTTTCAATAACAAATATTGTGGTACGGAAGAAGTACTAGCTTGGTTCGAATTGAAATGAACAGAGCCGTAGCGATGTAGTGATGTACCGTAGTAAAAGCACCCACCCCACCACAGGAATCAACGCGAACTCGATCTCCCCACTTTTCCCCACCGGAAGCCCTCGTCTCCGCCGCCGCACCATGCCGCCGCCAGAGAGCTGATGGACGAGCTCGTCGAGGAGGCCCTGCTCCGCCTACCGCCGGAGGATCCCGCCTCGCTCTTCCGCGCCTCCGCCGTCTGCAAGCCCTGGCGCAGCATCCTCGCCGGCCCGCGCTTTCGCCGCCGCTACCGCGAGTTCCACGGAACGCCTCCCATCCTGGGACTCTTCCCCCAGGGCGACAGCTTTGTCCCCACCTCCGCCCTCGTCCCTTGCCCACACCGGTCTCCGCCAATGGTATGCTATGGACTGCCGCCATGGCCGCGCCCTCTTCGCCCACCTCGGGGCCACCGTTTACCTCATCGTCTTGGACCCTGTGACGGGCCACCAGCACAGGGTGGCCTCGCCCTATCACTACCCGTTCATCGTCTGTGCGCGGTGCTCTGCGCCGCACAAGGCTGCGACCACCACGGTTGCCAAGGAGGGCACTTCCATCTGGTCTTTGCGTCCACCGATCAGGCCGGAACCATATCGGCCTGGCTGTACTCATCGGAGACCGCCGAGTGGGCTCAGTTCACCTTCTCCTTACCGCACAAATGCTGCACCCCCAACATCGGCTACTTCAACATCCTTGTGGGTTAGGTGCACCGAGCGTCCTTGTGGGCGATGCACTCTACTTCAACATCGGCTACATCATCAAGTGCCAACTTGGTACACTATGTATGTCAATGTTCGAGAAGCCGATCAATGGCAAGGGGTGTCTCATGACGGCGGAAGATGGCGGGCTgggttttgctgccatggtggaTGTCACAAATCTAACCCTTTGGTCGAGGGAGACAGGACCCGAGGCCGAGGGAGCCGCTGGATGGGCGAAACTCAGGGTAATCGATCTTAAGGCGTTGCTCCCTCACGGGGTCCTCTCGATCCGTACACCTGAAGATGGGATTAGGAGCATCACAAAGGTTATCCCAGCACCTGAATATGGGATTGCTGGCATTGCGGAGGGTACCCAAGTCATATTTGTGAGCACATGTATTGGTTCCTACATGGTCGATCTCAAGTCTCGACAAGTCAGGAAGGTGTCTCGTCTGGGCAAAATAATCTTTCCCTACATGAGCTTCTACCTCCCAGGTACTATTACTTATGTGCATATGTATAACCCTGTACAATATGTCAGTGGCACTTAGCAACATGACATGAAAAAATATACTAGCTCTTAGCAAGTAACTTTACCCTGTGCTGGTGGCCCGTCACAGGGTCCAAGAAACACCTCCCTTACATTCTGCTTACTCGTCAATTACAAGGACCAACAAGTTCCtccaagaaaaaaaaaacaggcaTTCATAGAATCATTAAGATATATGGGCTTGTACTCAAGAGGAACACCTCCCTTTCTCGAGCACATATGTCATCATGGGTAAAGTTAGAGTTCATTGCAAAAGAGTACCACAATTCGGGTCGGATTCACAAATTGTTGCCATCTTTCAAATTATTTGCAAATACGTACCAAGATACAGGCAGATTGTTGCAAAACTTGCATTTCTACGTATAGATGCTCTTTCTAACAGATATGACCCACTAGTCAGTCTCTTACAAGAAAAACCGGTCCGGACCGCTTCGATCCGGGGAAAACCGACTCTCTCTCTCCATCCGGACCGGACAGGCAGGAAAAAACAGCCCCCTTCGTCTCGCCCTCGCGGACGAGAGGGaggccgagaagaagaaggcgacgTCGGCGGCGAGCAGCGCGGCCCAGACCGTGAAgaaggcgccctgccggaggcgcAGCGCGTCGAGGGCGTAGGTGGCGGCGAGGACGGGGGCCCCGCCGAGGTCGAGGAGGAAGGCGACAGCGGGCGCGAGCGCCGCTGCGACGCGCGCGTTGTGCGCGAAGCCCGGGAGCGAGGCGGCCGGGCCGGGTGCAGCGGGGCCGGAGGGGTGCGGCCTGGAGGCGGGGATGGGGAAGGGGAGGAGCGgcttgggggaggaggtggagttgCGGCGGTCGTGGTGCGGCGAGTGGGACGAGGACGGGCGCGGGTGGAGGAGAAGGTCGGGGTGGAGACCGACGGCGAGATGAGGAGGTGCCCGTGGCGCGAGCTGGATCCGGAGGgatccatggcggcggcggcgacgggatcTAGGGTTTTGCGGGGGCTATGTTTGGGATGcatcggccggggaggaggaagaaggcggctGGCTATGGTCCAGATCGGCAGAGCGAGGGTGAGACGAAGGGGGCTGGTTTTTCTTGCCTGTTCGGTCCGGatggagaaagagagagagagagagtcggtTTTTTCCGGATCGAAGCGG
This region includes:
- the LOC123399001 gene encoding serine/threonine-protein kinase AGC1-5-like translates to MERIRFRSVDAGAGTYPTTLPSPRMLDAGATEPPGFRKSMNPIYADGTARSASTAAISASLDAPGLDGSRRSHADGDVESGSNSVAGVLVRRHTGGDGRWEAIRAADARESPLSLGHFRLLKRLGYGDIGSVYLVELRGAAGGGALFAMKVMDKGSLVSRNKLSRAQTEREILGLLDHPFLPTLYSHFETDKFFCLLMEFCSGGNLHSLRQRQPSKHFTEHAARFYASEVLLALEYLHMLGVVYRDLKPENVLVREEGHIMLSDFDLSLRCAVSPTLVRTPSGRVGAGGLVHGCKLPRILSSSKAKGKKKLAAAKASQQELVPGDGKKQPWTSLEFMAEPTGARSMSFVGTHEYLAPEIIRGDGHGSAVDWWTFGVFLYELLHGTTPFKGSGNRATLFNVVGQPLRFPDAPGVSAAARDLIRGLLAKEPQKRLAYRRGAAEIKQHPFFEGVNWALVRSAAPPYIPDAVDCGPVPVRLPSDAPSQGGTPRSAAAGKAGSPHADPASYVDFEYF
- the LOC123452824 gene encoding uncharacterized protein LOC123452824 encodes the protein MLHPQHRLLQHPCGLGAPSVLVGDALYFNIGYIIKCQLGTLCMSMFEKPINGKGCLMTAEDGGLGFAAMVDVTNLTLWSRETGPEAEGAAGWAKLRVIDLKALLPHGVLSIRTPEDGIRSITKVIPAPEYGIAGIAEGTQVIFVSTCIGSYMVDLKSRQVRKVSRLGKIIFPYMSFYLPAMEAASTGQGQ